The genomic region CTCGACGCACGGGGTGTTCGAGGAGCACGTCGCCGACATCTGTGCCCAGGTGCACGAGGCGGGCGGCCAGGTGTACGTCGACGGTGCCAACCTCAACGCGCTGGTGGGGCTTGCCAAGCCGGGGCACTTCGGCGGCGATGTCTCGCACCTCAACCTGCACAAGACGTTCTGCATCCCGCACGGCGGCGGCGGTCCGGGTGTCGGTCCGGTCGGGGTGCGCGCCCACCTCGCGCCGTATCTGCCGAACCATCCGCTGCAGCCCGCCGCGGGCCCGGAGACGGGCGTGGGTCCGATCTCGGCGGCTCCGTGGGGTTCGGCGGGCATCCTGCCCATCTCCTGGGCGTACGTCCGTCTCATGGGCGGTGAAGGGCTCAAGCGGGCCACGCAGGTCGCCGTGCTCAGCGCCAACTACATCGCCAAGCGGCTCGAACCGCACTACCCGGTGCTCTACACCGGTCCCGGCGGGCTCGTGGCGCACGAGTGCATCATCGACCTGCGGCCGCTGACCAAGGCGACCGGTGTGAGCGTCGACGATGTCGCCAAGCGGCTGATCGACTACGGGTTCCACGCGCCGACGATGTCGTTCCCGGTGGCCGGCACGCTGATGATCGAGCCCACGGAGAGCGAGGACCTGACCGAACTCGACCGGTTCTGCGAGGCGATGATCGCCATCCGTGGGGAGATCGAGAAGGTCGGCTCGGGCGAGTGGGCGGCGGACGACAACCCGCTGCGGAACGCCCCGCACACGGCGGCCGCGCTCGGCGACGCCTGGGAGCACGCGTACAGCCGCGAGGAGGCCGTCTTCCCGGCCGGCGTCTCGGCCGCCGACAAGTACTGGCCGCCGGTGCGCCGGATCGACCAGGCCTACGGCGACCGGAACCTGGTCTGCTCCTGCCCGCCGCTGGACGCTTACGAAGAGTAATCACCGGCAGACATGCGTCGGGGCCGGTTCCGGGATTGCTTCCCGGGCCGGCCCCTCATGTGTCAGGACGGCCTGCCCCCCCGCCGCCCGTGGTGCGCCGTGCCGCTCAGGCGGCGGTCATCACGTCCATGGCCACAGGCCGGTGCGGAGCGATGATCCGGCCGTCCGGCAGGAGCTCACCGGTGTCCTCGAAGAGCAGGACGCCGTTGCACAGCAGGCTCCATCCCTGTTCCGGGTGGTGCGCCACGAGATGCGCTGCCTCCCGGTCGGCGGAGTCGGCTGTCGGGCACGGTGGCTGGTGCTGGCACATTGATGGGATCTTTCGCTTTGGTGTGAGGTCGGTGATCGGTGTCGTATCTGTCCCGCGGCTCGAACTGGTGCTCATGGCCGCCCCCCGTTTGTCAGATGGTCCGGAACCCAGTGTTGCCCTACGGGAGTCAATCCGCAGGGATTTAGCGGCAGCGCTCCTCACAGGTTCAGGACGCATCACCCGTGCGGACGGTTCATTCCAACTGGGCTGTCTCTTCGGGTGGTTCGGAGTGGTCGGATGGGGCTAGTCCGGTCGGGCGGCGGGTGCGCTGCGTCTCCCGGGCGTCACTCCGCGCAACACCGTTCCCAGAGCAACACTGTCCCCGCACGGCGGCGTGCCCCGCGGCCGGGGTGGGGCCGCGGGGCACGGAAGCCTGGGTGCGCTCAGGCGGGTGAGCCGAGCAGCGGGGCGGGCGTCGGCTTCGGGGTGAGCCGATGGGTCAGAACGGGCAGCAGCTCGGCCACGCGGTGCGGGCGGTGCGCGGCGATACCGGGCGGGGCGGGCGCCAGCGGCACCAGGAGGTCGGTGGCCGCCGGATGGCCTTCGGTGCCGTCGGCCGCGCAGTCGCCGTGCAGCCAGAGCGTGAGCATGTAGAGCTCGGGTACGGACAGCAGGCGTGCCTGGTACGAGCCGGTCATCGTCTCGGCCTGGCGCAGGGCACGCTCGGTGGCGGTGACGTACGGACCCTCGAAGAAGTGCGAGAAGGCCCAGCCGTCGGGGGTCAGCCTGGTTTCGGCGGCCGCCACGGCACGTTCGCCGCAGCGGATGAGGAAGCGCCACCCGGCGAGGCGGGTGGCCGAGATACCCGCCGGGGTGATCCGGTCGAGCACGTGCACGGGCAGCGGGAGATCGGGTGTGACGGGCCCCTGGGCACTGCGCAGGGACGGGGTACGTGCCTCACGGACGGCGGTCGGGGAACCGAGGGCCGTGAGGACGGTGCGCAACGCGGGCGCGGGGGCCGGGGGCACATGCAGCGGCATGGTGGGTCGCCTCTCATTCGACAGGCAAGGTGGCGCGAGGGCGGGGGCGGACGGCGCTGTCAGCTCTCGGGGTCGGAGGGGGGCGGGGGCCAAGGTCCGGTCGTCAAAGTGACGTCGTCCGCCCGAAGGGTGGGCCGCGCGGCGGGCGGCACTTTGACGGCGGGACCTACCATGGCGAGCGCCAACTCTCTGCCTCGTTCGCGGAGTTTATACGACACGTGTTCAGACGGTGTTTCGTCTAGCCGTTCCACGTATTAAGGGCAAGGGACAATTCGGTCGCTGTTGCCTGCGTTTGCTTCCGGTTCTCCAGGGGTACCCGTCGATGACCTCGGAATATGCCATCGAGGTGGACGGCCGGTTCTCGTCGGCGCTTTTTACGACAAGGTCGATCGTCGAAAAACACGCACTGTCGCATGCCTAGTGAATGTGCCTGCGGGAAACTGCGTTCAGAGTAGCGGCCGGGGGATCTGTCCGGGGCGTTATCGATCACACTGCCTGGGCATCATCCCACGTGACCCGGACACCAGCGGCCGGTTTGTCGGGCTGCCCAGTCGAGGAGGGACCCTTCGATGGGGGAGAAGGTCGTGGCAGGGGCGATCGG from Streptomyces sp. NBC_00878 harbors:
- a CDS encoding DUF5999 family protein, producing MCQHQPPCPTADSADREAAHLVAHHPEQGWSLLCNGVLLFEDTGELLPDGRIIAPHRPVAMDVMTAA